One part of the Podarcis muralis chromosome 3, rPodMur119.hap1.1, whole genome shotgun sequence genome encodes these proteins:
- the YPEL5 gene encoding protein yippee-like 5: MGRIFLDHIGGTRLFSCANCDTILTNRSELISTRFTGATGRAFLFNKVVNLQYSEVQDRVMLTGRHMVRDVSCKNCNSKLGWIYEFATEDSQRYKEGRVILERALVRESEGFEEHVPSDNS, encoded by the exons ATGGGCCGGATTTTCTTGGATCATATTGGTGGTACTCGCCTGTTTTCCTGTGCAAATTGTGACACAATCTTGACCAACCGCTCAGAACTCATATCTACTCGCTTCACAGGGGCTACTGGTCGAGCCTTCCTATTTAACAAG GTAGTAAATCTGCAGTACAGTGAAGTCCAGGATCGGGTCATGCTCACTGGACGCCACATGGTTCGTGATGTGAGCTGCAAGAACTGCAACAGCAAGCTAGGCTGGATCTATGAATTTGCCACTGAAGACAGCCAGCGGTATAAGGAGGGCCGTGTTATCTTGGAAAGAGCTCTAGTCCGAGAGAGCGAGGGGTTTGAGGAGCATGTTCCATCTGATAACTCATGA